The stretch of DNA TAAAATTTGCTATATCAACTTTATTTTTATTAAGTGTAACTATTCTATCTTTAGTAATAATAATATCAATTTTTTGTACGTCTTGTGCTTGTTGAGATTTACTTCCTGTTGGAAGATTTATTTGTTCTTCAAATTCTATTACAGGAGCTGTAACCATTAATATTGCTAATAAAACTAGCATAATATCAACTAAGGGTGTAATATTTAATTCTGGTTTATCATTAAAATCATACACTGGATTAACCCTTAGCAATTAAAATTTGCGCTTGTGCCTTAAGATAAATATTTAACTCATATATCTTTCTTGAAAGTATTTGATGGAAAGTATAAGCAAATATAGCAACAAAAATACCAGCTGCTGTAGCAACTAATGCTTCACTAATTGCAGGTGCAATAATAGAAAAAGCAACTTTTGATTGATTAGCAAACTTAGCAAAAGACTCTAATATTCCAATAACTGTTCCAAATAGACCAATAAAAGGAGATGTAGAAGATATGATTGCTAACCATGAAATTCCAGAACTTGCATCTTTAATTATATTAATTTCGCAAGCGTATAATAGTTCTTTCGAACTAGTATTATTTGTACACTTATTTAGTGCAGACAACGATGAAAATCTAGCTTCTCTTGATGTTAATGCTTCTAATGACTTCACTTCATTTTTAATTAATGCAGTCACTGCAAAGTATCGATAAAAGAAAATCCAGATTGTAACGATTAGATAAATTGACAAAAGTGCTAAAACTATATAAGTTATAGCACCACTATTTGCCAAATAATTTAGTATTGTAGTAATCATTTTTTATGCGAATGAATTAATTTTTGCTTCAACAGAAGCAACAGAGATATTCGAATCTTTTACAGAATTAACTAATGCTTTTGCAGCTTCAATATTTTTAGCTATTTCTGAATCTTTTCCTGATGTTAATGCAATAGCGCCATCTGCTAAAACATCAACTGATTTTTCATCTACTTTAACATGTCCCCAGTTAATAGCAACTGCTTCAGTAGAATTTGCTTTCTCAATAACAATTACACCAACTGTTAATGAAGAAATCAATGATGAATGTCCTGGTAAAACACCGAACTCTCCCTCTTTTCCAGGGAGAGTTACAGTTTTAACATCATCATTGAAAATTTCTCCATTAGGTGTAACTATTGATAATTTAATTGTATCCATGTTATGCCTTAACGGTTTTGTTATTTCATTTTCTCAGCTTTAGCAAGAACCTCGTCGATTCCACCAACCATATAGAATGCCATTTCAGGAATGTTATCATATTTACCAGCTAAAATTCCTTGGAATCCAGCAATAGTATCTTTTAATTCAACATATTTTCCTGGGCTTCCAGTAAATACTTCTGCAACGAAGAATGGTTGAGATAAAAATCTTTCAATTTTTCTTGCTCTTGAAACAACAAGTTTATCAGATTCTGATAACTCATCCATACCAAGAATTGCAATAATATCTTGTAAATCTTTATATTTTTGTAATACAGATTGAACACCTCTAGCTGTATTATAATGCTCAAGACCAATAATATCTGCATTTAAAATTCTTGAAGTTGAATCTAATGGATCAACTGCAGGATAAATACCTTTTTCAGCAATTTTTCTGTTAAGAACTGTTGTTGCATCTAAGTGAGCAAATACAGAAGCTGGAGCTGGATCTGTTAAGTCATCAGCTGGAACGTAAACTGCTTGAACAGAAGTAATAGAACCTTTAGAAGTAGAAGTAATTCTTTCTTGTAATTTTCCCATTTCTGATGCAAGTGTAGGTTGATATCCAACAGCTGAAGGAATTCTTCCTAATAATGCTGACATTTCAGAACCTGATTGTGCAAATCTAAAGATATTATCAACGAACATTAATACGTCAAGACCTTTTTCATCCCTAAAGTATTCTGCCATTGTAAGACCAGTTAATGCAATTCTATTTCTAGCACCTGGTGGTTCACTCATTTGACCATAGCATAATGCAACTTTATCAAGTACGTTTGAGTCTTTCATCTCATGGTAAAGGTCATTACCTTCTCTTGTTCTTTCACCAACACCAGCAAATACTGAGTATCCTGAGTGTTTAAATGCAACGTTGTGGATTAATTCCATGATGATAACTGTTTTACCAACACCAGCACCACCAAATAGTCCAACTTTTCCACCTTTTGAATATGGTGCTAAAAGGTCAACAACTTTGATACCTGTTTCAAACATTTCAGTTTTTGTTGATTGCTCTTCAAATGAAGGAGCAGATCTATGAATTGACCATCTTTCAGTGTCAGCAGGAATTGCTTCACCTTCATCTACTGGATCACCAATAACATTGAAAATTCTTCCTAAAACTGCTTCACCAACTGGAACTTTAATTGGTCCACCAGTAGCAATACA from Arcobacter suis CECT 7833 encodes:
- the atpC gene encoding ATP synthase F1 subunit epsilon, which codes for MDTIKLSIVTPNGEIFNDDVKTVTLPGKEGEFGVLPGHSSLISSLTVGVIVIEKANSTEAVAINWGHVKVDEKSVDVLADGAIALTSGKDSEIAKNIEAAKALVNSVKDSNISVASVEAKINSFA
- a CDS encoding MotA/TolQ/ExbB proton channel family protein; this encodes MITTILNYLANSGAITYIVLALLSIYLIVTIWIFFYRYFAVTALIKNEVKSLEALTSREARFSSLSALNKCTNNTSSKELLYACEINIIKDASSGISWLAIISSTSPFIGLFGTVIGILESFAKFANQSKVAFSIIAPAISEALVATAAGIFVAIFAYTFHQILSRKIYELNIYLKAQAQILIAKG
- a CDS encoding biopolymer transporter ExbD gives rise to the protein MYDFNDKPELNITPLVDIMLVLLAILMVTAPVIEFEEQINLPTGSKSQQAQDVQKIDIIITKDRIVTLNKNKVDIANFTDSFLLFANGKDQNTPIHIRADKELKYDDIMFVLKSVKEAGFFKVSLVTDG
- the atpD gene encoding F0F1 ATP synthase subunit beta, with the protein product MKGKIIQVMGPVVDVEFDGYLPEINEAIDVVLADANKDRLVLEVAAHIGDGRVRTIAMDMTEGLTRGQECIATGGPIKVPVGEAVLGRIFNVIGDPVDEGEAIPADTERWSIHRSAPSFEEQSTKTEMFETGIKVVDLLAPYSKGGKVGLFGGAGVGKTVIIMELIHNVAFKHSGYSVFAGVGERTREGNDLYHEMKDSNVLDKVALCYGQMSEPPGARNRIALTGLTMAEYFRDEKGLDVLMFVDNIFRFAQSGSEMSALLGRIPSAVGYQPTLASEMGKLQERITSTSKGSITSVQAVYVPADDLTDPAPASVFAHLDATTVLNRKIAEKGIYPAVDPLDSTSRILNADIIGLEHYNTARGVQSVLQKYKDLQDIIAILGMDELSESDKLVVSRARKIERFLSQPFFVAEVFTGSPGKYVELKDTIAGFQGILAGKYDNIPEMAFYMVGGIDEVLAKAEKMK